From one Bacteroidota bacterium genomic stretch:
- a CDS encoding AMP-binding protein yields the protein MIPLNIRDAVKLSSLHHSARPALSFVDGEPFTYGKMLEEIIRLSLLLKKSGIQKGDKVAILSRNCPQWGISYLATVFTGAVVVPILPDFNKVEVSNILRHSEAKLVFVSDSLVQNVDFENIAGLDFLYDIFSFSLINSKDKSWKQPESEKDFTVNSGLDLELILGNVHEDDLAAIIYTSGTTGSSKGVMLSHKNIMSNVIASSYVQMLYPEDRLLSLLPLSHTYECTIGFMLPLTHGSAIYYLDGPPVAGVLVPALQKIRPTIILSVPLIIEKIYRAKIAPKFKKGIMKNLVKVALLRKLFYRIAGRKLMKTFGGKLHFFGIGGALLDAEVEKFLFEARFPYAIGYGLTETAPLLAGADPKETRYRSTGKALVGQQLKLGNINPETGIGEILAKGDNVMMGYYKDEAMTRKSFTEDGWFRTGDLAYVDEKGYFFIRGRSKNVILGSSGENIYPEDIESVINRHHLVLESVVYELKGKLVAKIHLNYEEVENTYNKLKLSAQTMQQDVKSYIQDVLEEIKRNVNSEVNKLSRLNLVIEQPIPFDKTPTMKIKKYLYTS from the coding sequence ATGATTCCATTAAATATAAGGGATGCGGTAAAGCTCAGTTCTTTGCATCATTCAGCCAGACCGGCACTCTCCTTCGTGGATGGAGAACCTTTCACCTACGGTAAGATGCTTGAGGAAATTATCCGTTTATCATTGCTACTCAAGAAAAGCGGGATACAGAAGGGCGATAAGGTTGCCATTCTCAGCAGGAATTGTCCGCAATGGGGTATTTCATACCTTGCCACTGTGTTCACGGGTGCCGTAGTCGTCCCGATCCTACCGGATTTCAACAAGGTTGAAGTTTCCAATATTCTCCGGCATTCTGAAGCAAAATTAGTTTTTGTTTCCGATTCACTTGTTCAGAATGTGGATTTTGAGAACATTGCAGGATTGGATTTTCTGTATGACATCTTTTCATTTTCTCTTATTAATAGCAAGGATAAGTCCTGGAAACAACCGGAATCAGAAAAAGATTTTACGGTAAATAGCGGGCTTGACCTGGAGTTAATCCTTGGAAATGTTCATGAGGATGACCTTGCGGCAATTATATATACATCAGGAACTACCGGTTCTTCAAAGGGTGTTATGCTTTCTCATAAGAATATCATGTCTAACGTGATTGCTTCATCTTATGTTCAAATGTTGTATCCCGAAGACCGTCTGTTGTCGCTTTTACCTTTGTCCCACACTTATGAGTGTACTATAGGTTTTATGCTCCCATTGACACACGGGTCAGCAATATATTATCTCGATGGGCCACCTGTTGCAGGTGTTCTGGTCCCTGCCTTACAAAAGATCAGACCTACCATTATCCTCAGTGTGCCACTGATCATTGAGAAAATTTACCGGGCAAAGATTGCCCCGAAGTTTAAAAAAGGTATTATGAAAAACCTTGTTAAAGTGGCTTTGTTAAGAAAGCTGTTTTACAGGATTGCCGGCCGTAAACTCATGAAAACCTTTGGCGGTAAACTTCACTTCTTTGGCATTGGTGGTGCATTGCTTGATGCTGAGGTTGAAAAATTCTTGTTTGAAGCCCGTTTCCCTTATGCAATCGGATATGGCCTTACTGAAACTGCACCCTTACTTGCAGGTGCTGATCCTAAAGAAACCCGATACCGTTCCACAGGAAAAGCTTTGGTTGGGCAACAATTGAAACTGGGTAATATAAACCCGGAAACCGGGATAGGAGAGATCCTTGCAAAAGGCGACAATGTGATGATGGGATACTACAAGGATGAAGCAATGACCCGCAAAAGCTTTACGGAAGATGGTTGGTTCCGGACCGGAGACCTCGCTTACGTCGACGAAAAAGGATATTTCTTTATTAGGGGCAGAAGCAAAAATGTAATCCTTGGATCAAGCGGGGAAAATATCTATCCTGAAGATATCGAATCTGTCATTAACCGTCATCACCTGGTACTCGAATCAGTTGTTTATGAACTGAAAGGTAAACTGGTGGCAAAAATCCACCTGAACTACGAAGAAGTGGAAAATACATACAACAAACTGAAACTTTCAGCACAAACAATGCAACAGGATGTTAAAAGCTATATCCAGGATGTGCTGGAAGAAATAAAAAGAAATGTTAACAGTGAAGTAAATAAATTGTCAAGGCTTAACCTGGTTATTGAACAACCAATTCCTTTTGACAAAACCCCCACCATGAAAATCAAAAAATACCTCTATACTTCCTGA